In the genome of Massilia sp. UMI-21, the window ATCCTATTAATCGCCTACTTACCGAGCAGGAGCGTGCCCATCAGTTGAAGCAAGATCGACCTCTTGGTCTGATTCCCCGTTATCAACTTAGTGTGATCAAAATGAATTCCACGTTTCTTGAAACGGTGGATAAGTGGTATGGATGGAAGGGCGCGGCTACCGCAATCACGTCTGCTGTCCTGCTTGTTATTAGTGGAGTCTTTGGATGGATGGGATTGAAACTGTTTTTGCAGGGAATGGGCATCCTCCAGTCGACACTTGATGCTGATGTTGCCACTGCAAACGGGATTGGAATGCTCTTTGTGTTCTGTTTGTTCGGTTGGGGCGTCCTTTGTCTATTGCGAAAAGAATCCTTTGCATATACCCATTATCCGATGCGTTTTAATCGCAAGAATCGAAAGGTTTATTTTTTTCGCACTAACGGCACGGTGCTGGCATATCCGTGGGAAGACCTATTTTTTACGTTAGGAACCATTCCGGCATCAAATCTTTGGGAAGTTCGGGCCCACATACTTGACGCCGATAGGAAGACGGTTCGCGAGACTTTCGCGTTGAGCTACTCAGGGACACTTGAAGCAGCAGAGTTTGTGGGGAACACTGCCAATTTTTTCTCTGAAGATTTTGTTCGAGCCCACTGGGAGTTTGTTCGGCGATATATGGAGGAAGGTCCGCAAGAAATTTTAAGCCAAATTCAATTCTGCATGCCCATCGATCAGAAGCGCGAAAATGTGAGCCTTGGATTTGAAAGGATATTCGCAAATTTTGCAGGGGCGCCGGCTCTTTTGTATTTTGCTATGTTCCCGTTCTGTTTCGTAGTGAGTGTGTTTCGAATTTTTGCAATTCAAACTAGCAAAATTCCATTCTGGCCCGAAGAGGTCGAGGCTAGCTGCGCAATTGAACCAGATGATCCTTATGCAATCCAGGGAGCGGCCGATGGAGGGCGTGTTGCTGTTTACCCCGAAGCTGCACTCGCAGCAGGGGTAGGTTTTAGCACACTGTAATGCATTGTCGCGCATAACCGGTCTTGAAATCGCTGACAAGCCCACAACATGCAGATTTGATCAGGTCTTCGATGAGGAGCACCCTCATGAGCCCATCCGATAGCCAGCAACTGCATGACTTCCTCACCCAACTCATCCAGGCCCGCGGCATCCACAAAGACCCCGGAGCCGATGCGCTCATCCAGCGTGCTGTCGTCCAACAACCCGATGCCGCCTACCTGCTGGTCCAGCGCGCGCTGCTGATGGAGCAGGCCCTGGACAGCGCACGGGCCCAGATCGCCGCGCTAGAGAGCCAGCTCCAGCACCAGCCAAGTCAAAGCAGCGGCGGATTCCTCGACCCCAATTCCTGGGGCAGGCGCCGCCATGCCGGCCACCCGCAATCCGAGCACATGCACTACCAGCACACCTCGCCCGGATCGATAGGCCGCAGCATGGGCGGCTTCCTGGGCGGCGGCGGCGGTGGTTCGCTGGGTTCGATCGCCGCCACCGCGGTCGGTGTCGCCGCCGGCAGCTTCCTGTTCCACGGCCTCGACAACATGTTCCATGACCACGGCGGCGCCCACCTGCTAGGCGGCGAGCACCTGGCGGAAAGCGGCGACCTGTCGGGCAGTGCGCTGGCCGAGCAGGCCGGCCTGAACGACATTGGCACCGGCGACAGCCTGCCTGGCGATGGAAGTGGCGGGATAGAAGACAACGGCGGCTTCTTCGACGGCGACGGTTCCGACGAAGGCCTGTTCGGTTAAAACTGGGCCGGCAAAGGCATCACATCTGCTGGAACAGATGCCCGTGGTTGCGGCTGACCTCCAGCTCGCCCGGGAAGTTGCGCAGCCTGATCATCTGGCGGCCGCGCAGGTCGCGGAACACTTCGGCGATCGCGTCCACCCGCACCAGGGTCGAGCGGTGGATGCGCCAGA includes:
- a CDS encoding DUF2076 family protein, which codes for MSPSDSQQLHDFLTQLIQARGIHKDPGADALIQRAVVQQPDAAYLLVQRALLMEQALDSARAQIAALESQLQHQPSQSSGGFLDPNSWGRRRHAGHPQSEHMHYQHTSPGSIGRSMGGFLGGGGGGSLGSIAATAVGVAAGSFLFHGLDNMFHDHGGAHLLGGEHLAESGDLSGSALAEQAGLNDIGTGDSLPGDGSGGIEDNGGFFDGDGSDEGLFG